The window TATTTATTGCCAAAAAACAACATTTTATCTTAATTTTAAACTTATATTTTTTAAATAATAAAAAAAAGTGACATATAATTTATATATCACTTCATTGTTTTTCTCCAAAAATAGCTCTTCTATTTTTTTAGCTACTGAATATTGAAAAGAAAAGAATAGGCTACTATTTATAAAACAAAAAAAACAGATACTTTTTCAGCACCTGTTTTTTTGTTTTATTTAACTTGTGAGTAGTCAAATAAATTATTAAAAGTTCAGTTAATTTATTGTACCGAAAAAATGTCTATTTGTACAAAAATTAACTGATTACTTTTTTATCTGAACTTGATCAAACAAAAAGTTTTTTCGAAAAACTTATTCACTTAGATATTTTATAACGAATAATACCAAACTATAAATTCATTTTTAGTTTCTTTAATTTTTACTTGTTTTGACATTAAAAGTCTATTCAAGATTTTTTTTATCTCCTCTGGATCTTCTTCTAATTTAGCTAAGACACCTTCTCCTTCAGCAGTTTTATCTGTACTGAAAAATTCCACCAAAAATTCTTCTGCATCTGTAAAAGAATCCATATTTCTAGTATATCTTAGAATTTCATCTCTTTTCACATTAGGATTTTCTTTAAAAATGTCTTCTATAAACTTTTCCAAACAATCAATCTTATAACTTAAAACTGAACTTTTTAAAGTTTCATAAAACTTGTCAGATTTTTCTTTAGTCCAATGCTTATAAAAAATTTCTCTAATTTTTTCCATATATTTTCTCTCCCATAAAACGATTTTTAAACTTTTTCTAATTTAAATACTAAACTTTTATTTGTATAAAATACTCTTCCCATGACTATTATAACACTTTTTAGCACTTTAGTTTAAAAATATTGTATTTCTATATATAACTATACTTAATTTTCTATTTTATAATTAGGTCCAATTATATTTTCTGTTAAAATCAATAGATTTTTGGCACCTATATTTTTATTTTCTTCAATTAAAATCCCTTGTTTTCTTTTTAAAAAAGGTTTATTTCTATCAATTCCTTTTGGAAGATTTAAAACTCCCTTTATTTTTCCAAAATAAACTTCATTTTCATATTCAGAATCCAAAGGATTCATATCTTCTGCTCCTATTAATGCATAATTATTAGGATTCTCTTCATAAGAAAGATTATTTTTAAAATATAGATTATAACCTGGATAAACTTTCTCTACAACAAGATTATCCCGCTTATTTGGAGAATGTATTTTATCACTATATAAAATGTTTTGCTCTGAATTTATAAAAGAATTATTTTCTATAAGTATATTATTAGGTGTCCACTGACTAATTATTTTATTTTGAGATTCTTCTCCATTTTTCGTATCAATAACTCCCGTAGCTGATACAAGTCCTCCTGTGGCATTACCTTTTCCTCTAAGTCCTTCTATATAATTATTTCTTATAACGTGACCTTTATCATAAAATCTTATGCCCCGTGTGCCTTCTTTTTCCATTCCTAAAATAACATTATCTTCTACAACATTATCTCTTCCTTGTCTTAAAGTTATTCCTGCAATACTAGAAATAACAGTATTTCCCTTTAGTAAGGTATTCGAAGATTTTACTGAAATCAATTCAGGTTCAGCATCCATATTTATAAAAAGATTGTATAAAATTTCAATTTCAGAATTTCTATGTAATGCTGTTTTTCCTGTTCCTGTTCTTATAGCTTCCCAACCATTAGCCTCATTTTTTAAAATAGAATCTTCTGATTTATGATTTTTAAATATATTCTGTGCTATGATATGCTTATCTTGTTTTTTCAAATTTTTATTTATTACAATAATTTGTCCTCTCTTTGTTTTTCCTTCAAAATAATTATTTAAAATTTTATTTTTTGAACCTTTTAAAGTTATCCAGTCACTTTCTTTTTCATCATGTATATTGAAGTTTATAAAAGAATTGTTAACAATTTTATTTTCATTTCCTAAGAGGCATATAATTCCCGATGAATTTGCAGGTCCTCCTTTTACAAAAATAAAATCTGAAAAAACATTGCAATCTCCAGATATAAGAATTTGAACTTTTCCAGAAAAAATTACTTGACCTGGATTTTCTGCTGAAATTTTTATATTATTTTGTTTAATTTTAATAATCCCTAGATCTTTATATTCTCCATTAGGTATGACCAATTTTTCACCGTTTTTTAATTTTTTTAATCTCTCTAACAAATCTTGTGTTTTTTGTTCTTTTAAATTAGATAACGAAACTTTTTGTTTTTCAATTACTTTTACAGGTTTATAATTTTCTCCTTCCCATTGGGCAAAAGAAAAAATACTCTTCGTAAAAAAAAGCATTGAAACAA of the Cetobacterium sp. NK01 genome contains:
- a CDS encoding polysaccharide lyase 6 family protein — protein: MLFFTKSIFSFAQWEGENYKPVKVIEKQKVSLSNLKEQKTQDLLERLKKLKNGEKLVIPNGEYKDLGIIKIKQNNIKISAENPGQVIFSGKVQILISGDCNVFSDFIFVKGGPANSSGIICLLGNENKIVNNSFINFNIHDEKESDWITLKGSKNKILNNYFEGKTKRGQIIVINKNLKKQDKHIIAQNIFKNHKSEDSILKNEANGWEAIRTGTGKTALHRNSEIEILYNLFINMDAEPELISVKSSNTLLKGNTVISSIAGITLRQGRDNVVEDNVILGMEKEGTRGIRFYDKGHVIRNNYIEGLRGKGNATGGLVSATGVIDTKNGEESQNKIISQWTPNNILIENNSFINSEQNILYSDKIHSPNKRDNLVVEKVYPGYNLYFKNNLSYEENPNNYALIGAEDMNPLDSEYENEVYFGKIKGVLNLPKGIDRNKPFLKRKQGILIEENKNIGAKNLLILTENIIGPNYKIEN